A DNA window from Paenibacillus sp. HWE-109 contains the following coding sequences:
- a CDS encoding glycoside hydrolase family 88 protein, whose product MHKKLNDTDQYWLDCTWEKIQVKMSAECERVGDHIPYVPVNGEYREDKGDTDIYWWTNGFWPGMLWHMYQATQEEPYKTAAEGVERRLDAALEGFEGLHHDVGFMWLHSAVANYRLTGNERSKTRGLHAANLLAGRYNPRGRFIRAWNDDCTGWIIVDSMMNIPLLYWASMETNDPRFRFIAMDHADTVLSRIVRSDGSCNHIAILNPENGELLEAPGGQGFASGSAWSRGQSWALYGFALSYRYTKDDRYLSAAKSIAHYFITQVSTTGFVPLVDFRSPEEPVKWDTTAGLCAACGLLELAETVPELEQPVYRNAAIRILQSTDERFANWNPNEDAIISGGTEAYHSIKNNEVPIIYGDYFFIEAVLRLKEKHVLIW is encoded by the coding sequence ATGCATAAGAAACTAAATGACACAGATCAGTATTGGCTAGATTGTACTTGGGAAAAGATACAAGTGAAAATGTCCGCAGAATGCGAACGCGTAGGTGATCATATTCCTTATGTTCCAGTTAATGGAGAATATCGTGAAGATAAAGGAGATACGGATATTTATTGGTGGACCAACGGCTTCTGGCCGGGCATGTTGTGGCATATGTATCAAGCTACCCAAGAAGAACCTTACAAAACTGCAGCAGAAGGAGTAGAACGTCGTTTAGATGCAGCGTTAGAGGGGTTCGAGGGATTGCATCATGATGTTGGATTCATGTGGTTGCATTCCGCGGTTGCAAACTACCGGTTGACGGGTAATGAAAGAAGTAAAACACGCGGATTGCATGCGGCTAACCTATTGGCTGGCAGATACAATCCAAGGGGCCGTTTTATTCGGGCTTGGAATGACGATTGCACAGGCTGGATCATTGTAGACAGTATGATGAACATTCCCTTGTTATATTGGGCGAGCATGGAGACGAATGACCCGCGGTTTCGTTTTATCGCGATGGATCATGCAGATACGGTACTGAGTCGAATTGTGCGTTCCGATGGGTCATGTAACCATATTGCCATTTTGAATCCAGAGAACGGTGAACTATTGGAAGCACCGGGAGGACAAGGTTTTGCATCTGGATCAGCATGGTCCAGAGGACAGTCCTGGGCGCTGTACGGCTTTGCTTTGAGCTATCGTTACACGAAGGATGACCGCTATCTGAGCGCTGCAAAAAGCATCGCTCATTACTTCATCACTCAAGTGTCCACAACGGGTTTCGTGCCGTTAGTTGACTTCCGCTCACCTGAAGAACCAGTGAAATGGGATACAACGGCAGGTCTCTGCGCAGCATGTGGGTTACTTGAACTTGCCGAGACAGTACCAGAGCTTGAGCAACCGGTCTATCGCAATGCTGCGATTCGGATTTTACAATCAACGGATGAACGCTTCGCGAACTGGAACCCGAACGAAGATGCGATTATTTCAGGTGGGACAGAAGCGTATCACAGTATAAAGAACAACGAGGTTCCTATTATTTACGGTGATTATTTCTTTATTGAAGCTGTACTGCGTCTCAAAGAAAAGCATGTTCTTATTTGGTGA